One genomic region from Streptomyces sp. Li-HN-5-11 encodes:
- a CDS encoding discoidin domain-containing protein, producing the protein MSSHGLGRRQFLTTAIGVAAAWTQVSGNASAAASSRNSSVQVWLTDISAKKWVVGQSDVLFRTKSTSNPLTIKVDDSVKYQKIQGFGAAMTDSSAWLIDKLSTADRAKLMQKLYDPSKGIGLSLIRTPMGATDFNASGNYSYDDMPAGQTDPTLSNFSVRHDEKYIIPVLRQALAQNPSAKILANPWSPPGWMKTSDSMIGGTLKGGNASTLADYFVKYIKAYGKAGVPISYITPQNEPMGTPSWPGMFLSAYQESAVIQEIGQAFAANRISTKILAWDHNWDVPSYPETIFSDPAASQYTAGTGWHIYSGNPTYQTLVHNDYPGKETYITEASGGVWQGDDATAFHDALGTWIIKGMRNWANGVMLWNTALDPKLGPLNSDTNGIPMCRGLVTVDPDSGQVSYNVDYYAVAHASRFVKPGAHRIYSNTFGEGSIESVAFQNPDGSKVLIAYNSGRAAKNFSVADGTQSFDYTLNAGDAVTFTYTGRRSGGAPAATNVSDPTHDFMFKSSLGPMTVTYDPALLRYQNTVRTGSKLLTYSLPIGASIKTPGTSLSRGKWTATASSSPDWGAASNAIDGDINSRWNLGQGTTSGAWFQIDLGSPTSFNKIVFATGESNSFDYVTKYQIYVSDDGDDWGSAVANGSGNIGKIAVTLPDRTARYIRIVCVAASGFWWSIAEINVYGSSSGTGSIAAPTAVPKGLQLKTWTGPEGEQVTAVFNGTATSQSFPVSADGSYTYTLPSGTSAMFTTQKLSSFPAPVFGSLKPKQGIPRAKFTISGAHFGDAQGLGTVRFGKLFAEIDSWSDTNISAYVPSGLPVGTYEVSVNGAGGADAGSASFDVIALGPALSRTGWTATTSDTSPYNDGPANMLDGDSGTRYSSGRGQYDGLWIQVDMGQTQTFDKVLLDSGSNIADYARTADVYVSTNGTDWTKVSSIADGQRVELVSFPTQTARYIKIVNTGNVPSNWWSIAEFTVYN; encoded by the coding sequence ATGAGCTCCCACGGTCTTGGACGACGCCAGTTCCTCACCACCGCCATCGGCGTCGCCGCAGCCTGGACCCAGGTTTCCGGCAACGCTTCCGCCGCCGCCTCGTCGCGTAACTCTTCCGTGCAGGTCTGGCTGACCGACATATCGGCCAAGAAGTGGGTCGTAGGCCAGAGCGATGTGCTGTTCCGGACGAAGAGCACCAGCAACCCGCTCACCATCAAGGTCGACGACAGCGTCAAGTACCAGAAGATCCAGGGCTTCGGGGCGGCCATGACCGACTCCTCCGCCTGGCTCATCGACAAGCTGTCCACCGCTGACCGAGCGAAGCTGATGCAGAAGCTGTACGACCCCTCGAAGGGCATCGGCCTCAGCCTGATCCGCACGCCGATGGGCGCCACGGACTTCAACGCCTCCGGAAACTACTCCTACGACGACATGCCGGCGGGACAGACGGACCCGACGCTGTCCAACTTCTCGGTCCGGCACGACGAGAAGTACATCATTCCGGTCCTGCGGCAGGCTCTCGCACAGAACCCGTCCGCCAAGATCCTGGCCAACCCATGGAGCCCGCCAGGCTGGATGAAGACCTCGGACTCCATGATCGGAGGCACCCTCAAGGGCGGGAACGCTTCCACGCTGGCCGACTACTTCGTGAAGTACATCAAGGCGTACGGCAAGGCCGGCGTGCCCATCTCCTACATCACGCCGCAGAACGAGCCCATGGGCACACCCAGCTGGCCCGGCATGTTCCTGTCCGCCTACCAGGAATCCGCGGTGATCCAGGAGATCGGCCAGGCGTTCGCGGCCAACCGCATCTCCACGAAGATCCTCGCCTGGGACCACAACTGGGACGTGCCCTCGTATCCCGAGACGATCTTCAGCGACCCCGCCGCCTCCCAGTACACGGCTGGCACCGGATGGCACATCTACAGCGGCAACCCGACGTACCAGACCCTGGTCCACAACGACTATCCGGGCAAGGAAACCTACATCACGGAGGCCAGCGGAGGCGTCTGGCAGGGTGACGACGCAACAGCGTTCCATGACGCACTCGGCACCTGGATCATCAAGGGCATGCGCAACTGGGCGAACGGCGTGATGCTCTGGAACACCGCGCTCGACCCCAAGTTGGGGCCGCTCAACAGCGACACCAACGGCATCCCCATGTGCCGGGGACTGGTCACGGTCGATCCGGACAGCGGACAGGTCTCCTACAACGTGGACTACTACGCAGTGGCTCACGCCAGCCGGTTCGTGAAGCCCGGAGCGCACCGCATCTACTCGAACACCTTCGGCGAAGGAAGCATCGAGAGCGTCGCGTTCCAGAACCCGGACGGCTCGAAGGTCCTGATCGCGTACAACTCGGGGAGAGCCGCCAAGAACTTCAGCGTGGCGGACGGGACGCAGTCCTTCGACTACACCCTGAACGCCGGCGACGCCGTCACGTTCACCTACACGGGCCGGCGCAGCGGCGGCGCCCCCGCGGCGACCAACGTCTCCGACCCGACCCATGACTTCATGTTCAAGTCGTCGCTGGGGCCGATGACGGTCACGTACGACCCGGCACTCCTGCGGTACCAGAACACCGTCCGCACCGGAAGCAAGCTGCTCACGTACTCCCTGCCGATCGGAGCGTCCATCAAGACGCCCGGAACGTCACTGAGCCGTGGCAAGTGGACCGCCACGGCCTCGTCGAGCCCGGACTGGGGTGCGGCCTCGAACGCGATCGACGGCGACATCAACAGCCGGTGGAATCTCGGCCAGGGGACGACCAGCGGCGCCTGGTTCCAGATCGATCTGGGGAGCCCGACGAGCTTCAACAAGATCGTCTTCGCCACCGGAGAAAGCAACTCCTTCGACTACGTCACCAAGTACCAGATATACGTCTCGGACGACGGCGACGACTGGGGCAGCGCGGTCGCGAACGGCAGCGGGAACATAGGGAAAATAGCCGTCACGTTGCCGGACCGGACGGCACGCTACATTCGCATCGTCTGCGTCGCGGCATCCGGTTTCTGGTGGAGCATCGCCGAAATCAACGTATACGGATCCTCAAGCGGCACCGGATCGATCGCAGCCCCGACAGCGGTGCCCAAGGGCCTCCAGCTGAAGACCTGGACCGGTCCGGAAGGGGAGCAGGTCACAGCGGTCTTCAACGGCACCGCCACCAGCCAGAGCTTCCCGGTGTCCGCCGACGGCTCGTACACCTACACCCTGCCGAGCGGAACGTCGGCGATGTTCACCACGCAGAAGCTGTCCAGCTTCCCCGCACCGGTCTTCGGAAGCCTGAAGCCGAAGCAAGGCATACCGCGCGCCAAGTTCACGATCAGCGGTGCCCACTTCGGCGACGCGCAAGGGCTGGGTACGGTGCGTTTCGGGAAGCTCTTCGCCGAAATCGACAGCTGGTCGGACACGAACATCAGCGCGTACGTGCCGAGCGGCCTTCCGGTGGGCACGTACGAGGTCTCGGTGAACGGCGCCGGCGGAGCGGACGCGGGTTCGGCTTCGTTCGACGTCATAGCCCTGGGCCCCGCTCTGTCTCGAACGGGCTGGACCGCCACGACCTCCGACACAAGCCCGTACAACGACGGCCCCGCGAACATGCTGGACGGCGATTCCGGCACCCGGTACAGCTCCGGAAGGGGCCAGTACGACGGCCTGTGGATCCAGGTGGACATGGGGCAGACGCAGACCTTCGACAAGGTCCTGCTCGATTCCGGCAGCAACATCGCCGACTACGCGCGAACCGCGGACGTGTACGTCTCCACGAACGGAACCGACTGGACCAAGGTTTCTTCCATAGCGGACGGTCAGCGGGTCGAACTTGTCTCGTTCCCAACGCAGACAGCTCGCTACATCAAGATCGTCAACACCGGTAATGTCCCGAGCAACTGGTGGTCGATCGCGGAGTTCACCGTCTACAACTGA